Proteins encoded within one genomic window of Streptomyces sp. NBC_01314:
- a CDS encoding Mu transposase C-terminal domain-containing protein, with amino-acid sequence MSVQRGGRPVLQVGAHIRFRDRTWQVIAVAGQQVHLASETGKDETVVAGHLFADPSFAIVGAEMPQAVTQWGLFETAPEDARRKALAWQRHIREVESGLPGGTDSDGVPRAEYDPDRLTLAQREEAKAAELTAIGFGPVSRTTVQRMRLAYRKQGLWGLVDHRTTRRPSPTGRTDERVIAAIEEALRRQRGRSKGTVKGLMPLVTQILTDRHGRGTVPAPSQATFYRLIHQLANPAEHPHRPARTLPSPTGGRAFTPTVALRPGEQVQVDTTRLDVLAVFDDGTTGRPELTIAVDVATRAILAAVLRPAGTKAVDAALLLAEMTVPHPARPSWPDALRLAHTQLPQLQRLMGLDERLQGAAARPVVVPETIVVDRGKVYLSTAFSAACETLGISVQPTPPHAPAAKGIVERTFGTINALLCQHLPGYTGSNVTRRGPDAETEACFSVAQLQDLLDEWLIHYHHRPHEGLRHPTLPKKALTPNQMWAALIAVAGYVPLPLSGNDYLELLPVRWQAITERGIRIDHRTYDHDVLAPYRGQPSPVTARGGKWEIHTNPHDARQVWIRLPDGHLTEIPWIHRDHIHQPFNSATWQHIKTITARHSDRDTHEADLADALDQLMRRAHTRTATPAEQRLLTRTAPLKTPPPTAGTLPPHTPDPQADGSDDDSLDDLDDLPDDAEQTDGDNNPAVPYTGLGLYDPAQEALNW; translated from the coding sequence GTGAGCGTGCAACGTGGCGGCCGGCCGGTGCTGCAGGTCGGAGCGCACATCCGCTTCCGTGACCGCACCTGGCAGGTCATCGCTGTGGCGGGGCAGCAGGTCCACCTCGCCAGTGAGACAGGCAAAGACGAGACGGTCGTGGCCGGGCATCTGTTCGCCGACCCGTCCTTCGCCATCGTGGGCGCCGAGATGCCCCAGGCCGTGACGCAGTGGGGTCTGTTCGAAACCGCGCCCGAGGACGCGCGGCGCAAGGCGCTGGCCTGGCAGCGGCACATCCGCGAGGTGGAGTCCGGCCTGCCCGGCGGGACGGACAGCGACGGGGTGCCCCGGGCCGAGTACGACCCCGACCGGCTCACGCTCGCGCAGCGCGAGGAGGCCAAGGCGGCGGAGCTGACCGCGATCGGCTTCGGCCCTGTCTCCCGGACCACGGTGCAGCGCATGCGCCTGGCCTACCGCAAGCAGGGACTGTGGGGGCTGGTCGACCACCGCACCACCCGCCGCCCCAGCCCGACCGGGCGCACCGACGAACGCGTCATCGCTGCCATCGAGGAAGCGCTGCGCCGCCAGCGCGGCCGTTCCAAGGGCACCGTCAAGGGCCTGATGCCCCTGGTCACGCAGATCCTTACCGACCGGCACGGCCGCGGCACAGTGCCCGCCCCCTCCCAGGCCACCTTCTACCGGCTCATCCACCAGCTCGCCAATCCCGCCGAACACCCCCACCGCCCCGCCCGCACTCTCCCCTCCCCCACCGGCGGACGGGCGTTCACCCCGACCGTGGCGCTGCGGCCGGGCGAGCAGGTGCAGGTCGACACCACCCGGCTGGACGTCCTGGCCGTCTTCGACGACGGCACCACCGGCCGGCCCGAACTCACCATCGCCGTCGACGTCGCCACCCGCGCCATCCTCGCCGCCGTCCTGCGACCCGCCGGCACCAAGGCCGTCGACGCCGCCCTGCTGCTCGCCGAGATGACCGTCCCCCACCCGGCCCGCCCCTCCTGGCCCGACGCCCTGCGCCTCGCCCACACCCAACTCCCCCAGCTACAGCGGCTGATGGGTCTGGACGAACGCCTTCAGGGCGCAGCCGCCCGGCCGGTCGTGGTGCCCGAGACGATCGTCGTGGACCGGGGCAAGGTCTACCTGTCAACGGCGTTCAGCGCCGCCTGCGAGACCCTCGGCATCAGCGTCCAGCCCACCCCGCCCCACGCCCCCGCCGCCAAAGGCATCGTCGAGCGCACCTTCGGCACCATCAACGCCCTGCTGTGCCAGCACCTGCCCGGCTACACCGGCTCCAACGTCACCCGCCGCGGACCGGACGCCGAAACCGAGGCCTGCTTCAGCGTCGCCCAGCTCCAGGACCTGCTGGACGAATGGCTGATCCACTACCACCACCGCCCCCACGAAGGCCTGCGCCACCCCACCCTGCCGAAGAAGGCGCTGACACCGAACCAGATGTGGGCCGCGCTCATCGCCGTGGCCGGCTATGTGCCCCTCCCCCTGAGCGGCAACGACTACCTCGAACTGCTGCCGGTGCGCTGGCAGGCCATCACCGAACGCGGCATCCGTATCGACCACCGCACCTACGACCACGATGTCCTCGCCCCCTACCGCGGCCAGCCCTCCCCCGTCACAGCGCGCGGCGGCAAATGGGAGATCCACACCAACCCCCACGACGCCCGCCAGGTATGGATCCGCCTGCCCGACGGACACCTGACAGAGATCCCGTGGATCCACCGCGACCACATCCACCAGCCGTTCAACAGCGCCACCTGGCAACACATCAAAACCATCACCGCACGCCACAGCGACCGCGACACCCACGAAGCCGACCTCGCCGACGCCCTCGACCAGCTCATGCGCCGCGCCCACACCCGCACCGCCACCCCCGCCGAGCAACGCCTCCTCACCCGCACCGCACCGCTGAAAACACCCCCGCCCACGGCCGGCACCCTCCCTCCCCACACCCCGGACCCGCAGGCCGACGGCTCGGACGACGACAGCCTCGACGACCTCGACGACCTGCCCGACGACGCAGAGCAGACCGACGGCGACAACAACCCCGCCGTCCCGTACACCGGACTCGGCCTCTACGACCCCGCCCAGGAAGCCCTCAACTGGTGA
- a CDS encoding TniB family NTP-binding protein produces the protein MTTWQGWQHFATTPPPTPPQPGDAPRSTEERLAYHSAFVTVRTPAIDTLATQVRTLMLLGRHQQTTARPSLIVTGPAAAGKTTALLEVGRTCHLAHTRKHPAPPGRTHQQIPVAYLLVPPGATAKTLATEFARYLGIPVTTRMTQTQITEAVCHTYTAVGIRLVLIDEIHRLNPRTTTGAEAADLLKDLTERIRATFVYTGIDVASTPLFAGVRGAQLAGRASLITCGPLPARHGQTRPFTDLITDMENALDLTQHTPGTLPRHASYLHQRTAGRIGSLARLIRQAAITAICDGTEHITKKALEAIQLDHLAEEHRRPRTRRPATTA, from the coding sequence ATCACCACCTGGCAGGGCTGGCAGCACTTCGCCACCACGCCGCCCCCCACCCCGCCCCAGCCCGGCGACGCCCCTCGCAGCACGGAAGAACGCCTCGCCTACCACTCCGCGTTCGTCACCGTCCGCACCCCCGCCATCGACACCCTCGCCACCCAGGTCCGCACCCTGATGCTGCTCGGCCGCCACCAGCAGACCACCGCCCGGCCCTCACTGATCGTCACCGGCCCCGCTGCGGCCGGGAAAACGACCGCCCTCCTCGAAGTCGGACGCACCTGCCACCTCGCGCACACCCGCAAACACCCCGCCCCGCCCGGACGCACCCACCAGCAGATACCGGTCGCGTACCTGCTGGTGCCGCCCGGCGCCACCGCCAAGACCCTCGCCACCGAATTCGCCCGCTACCTCGGCATCCCCGTCACCACCCGCATGACCCAGACCCAGATCACCGAGGCCGTCTGCCACACCTACACCGCCGTCGGCATCCGCCTGGTCCTCATCGACGAGATCCACCGCCTCAACCCGCGCACGACCACCGGCGCCGAAGCCGCCGACCTGCTGAAAGACCTCACCGAACGCATCAGAGCGACCTTCGTCTACACCGGCATCGATGTCGCCTCGACCCCGCTGTTCGCCGGAGTGCGCGGCGCCCAGCTCGCCGGCCGCGCCAGTCTCATCACCTGCGGCCCCCTCCCCGCCCGCCACGGCCAGACCCGTCCCTTCACCGACCTCATCACCGACATGGAGAACGCCCTCGACCTGACCCAGCACACACCCGGCACACTCCCCCGCCACGCCTCCTACCTCCACCAACGCACCGCCGGCCGCATCGGCAGCCTCGCCCGCCTCATCCGCCAAGCCGCCATCACCGCCATCTGCGACGGCACCGAACACATCACCAAGAAAGCCCTCGAAGCCATCCAGCTCGACCACCTCGCCGAAGAACACAGACGCCCCCGCACCCGCCGACCAGCGACAACGGCATGA
- a CDS encoding IS256 family transposase, protein MPVSENGLSSELLEELAALAAEKVHGGEGLRLMGEGGLLPELAQHLMQAALEAEMDEHLAAEAGRVGGRGSRSGGNMRNGYRAKKVMTEVGAVTVQVPRDRLGTFRPRLLPVHARRTGALDDLVLSLTAKGLTSGEIVSHLAQTYGMTTTKETISTITDKALESMAEWRTRPLDPVYPVVFIDAVHVKIRDGHVANRPVYVAVAVTADGYREILGLWAGNGGEGAKYWQTVLTEIKNRGVRDVLMLVCDGLSALPDAVNTVWPQTVVQTCVVHLIRASLRYASRRDWAEVARDLKPVYTAVNEEEARQRLADFDATWGKRYPSIAGTWQRAWSEFVPFLGLPDAIRQVVYTTNAIESLNARYRRAAQACGHFPNEQAALKRLYLATLALDPTGRGRQRWNNRWKSALNEFDVLFDGRLTAGRV, encoded by the coding sequence ATGCCGGTGTCTGAGAACGGTCTGTCCAGCGAATTGCTGGAGGAGCTGGCCGCGCTCGCGGCCGAGAAGGTCCATGGCGGCGAAGGGCTGCGGCTGATGGGCGAGGGCGGGCTGCTGCCCGAACTGGCCCAGCATCTGATGCAGGCCGCCCTGGAGGCCGAGATGGACGAGCACCTCGCCGCCGAGGCCGGCCGGGTCGGCGGGCGCGGGTCCCGCTCGGGCGGCAACATGCGCAACGGCTACCGGGCCAAGAAGGTCATGACGGAGGTCGGCGCCGTGACGGTGCAGGTCCCCAGAGACAGGCTGGGCACCTTCCGGCCCCGGCTGCTGCCCGTGCACGCCCGCCGCACCGGCGCGCTGGACGACCTGGTGCTCTCACTGACCGCGAAGGGCCTGACCTCCGGCGAGATCGTCTCCCACCTCGCCCAGACGTACGGGATGACGACCACGAAGGAGACCATCTCCACGATCACCGACAAGGCCCTGGAATCGATGGCGGAATGGCGCACCCGCCCGCTCGATCCGGTCTACCCTGTCGTCTTCATCGACGCCGTGCACGTCAAGATCAGGGACGGTCACGTCGCCAACCGGCCGGTCTACGTGGCCGTCGCGGTCACCGCGGACGGCTACCGCGAGATCCTCGGACTGTGGGCCGGCAACGGCGGCGAGGGCGCCAAGTACTGGCAGACCGTCCTGACCGAGATCAAGAACAGAGGCGTCCGCGACGTGCTCATGCTGGTCTGCGACGGGCTGAGCGCCCTGCCCGACGCGGTGAACACCGTCTGGCCCCAGACCGTCGTGCAGACCTGCGTGGTCCACCTCATCCGCGCCAGCCTGCGCTACGCATCGCGCCGCGACTGGGCCGAGGTCGCCCGCGACCTCAAGCCCGTCTACACCGCCGTCAACGAGGAAGAGGCCCGGCAACGGCTCGCGGACTTCGACGCCACGTGGGGCAAGCGCTACCCCTCGATCGCCGGCACCTGGCAGCGGGCCTGGAGCGAGTTCGTACCCTTCCTCGGCCTGCCCGACGCCATCCGCCAGGTCGTCTACACCACCAACGCCATCGAGTCCCTCAACGCCCGCTACCGGCGCGCGGCCCAGGCCTGCGGGCACTTCCCCAACGAGCAGGCCGCCCTCAAACGCCTCTACCTCGCCACCCTCGCCCTCGACCCCACCGGCCGCGGCCGCCAGCGCTGGAACAACCGCTGGAAGTCCGCCCTCAACGAGTTCGACGTCCTCTTCGACGGCCGCCTTACCGCCGGACGAGTGTAG
- a CDS encoding FG-GAP and VCBS repeat-containing protein, with product MRARTLAATAAVAALTAAGLTLPLAGSAAAATTARFDFNGDGYADIAVGMPNATVDGKAMAGYVSVIYGGAQSPYQSTGVFSQAEAGIPGTPEAGDRFGSSVAPVDVNGDGVFELVVGASGESLTSDQLKDEGTITVLDGSEWNVKGTTVARGVSEYSSIGSTIATGDYDGDGDTDLAYGEKDEEAGALRFRPGPLTAAPVTTTTLRNYGMGGDTRDLVTGDFDGDGRDDLATAWQALDDSGTFITRWDEQAKPARWWADADRGSALAAADFDGDGTDDLVVGLVQANPESETTHCQDRLGGALLLFKGSKTAQFGTESDCITQSNPEVGGTAEAGDDFGAALAAGDLNGDNRPELVVGVPGEDVGTVKDAGGYVVMNGTENGPYGGLARSQSTPNMPGTAEAGDRFGAQVAVGDYNRDGLWDTAVSAPGENAGEPRSGGVWFVPSSMEETYPLAKSLTPFGFALPHGAIKYGEVLGL from the coding sequence GTGCGCGCACGCACCCTGGCCGCTACCGCCGCCGTAGCGGCACTCACCGCAGCCGGCCTGACCCTGCCGCTCGCCGGGAGCGCCGCGGCTGCGACGACTGCGCGGTTCGATTTCAACGGTGACGGATACGCGGACATCGCGGTCGGCATGCCCAACGCCACGGTGGACGGCAAGGCCATGGCGGGCTACGTCAGCGTGATCTATGGCGGCGCGCAGAGCCCGTACCAGTCCACCGGTGTCTTCAGCCAGGCTGAGGCCGGCATACCCGGCACGCCCGAGGCCGGCGACCGCTTCGGCTCCTCCGTGGCACCCGTCGACGTGAACGGCGACGGTGTCTTCGAGCTCGTCGTCGGCGCGAGCGGCGAGTCGCTCACCTCCGATCAGCTCAAGGACGAGGGCACCATCACCGTCCTGGACGGCTCGGAGTGGAACGTCAAGGGCACCACCGTGGCCAGGGGTGTGTCCGAGTACAGCAGCATCGGCAGCACCATCGCCACGGGTGACTACGACGGCGACGGCGACACAGACCTCGCGTACGGCGAGAAGGACGAGGAGGCCGGCGCGCTCCGGTTCCGCCCGGGCCCGCTCACCGCCGCCCCGGTGACCACCACCACCTTGCGCAACTACGGCATGGGCGGCGACACCCGCGACCTGGTCACCGGCGACTTCGACGGCGACGGCCGGGATGACCTCGCCACCGCCTGGCAGGCCCTGGACGACTCCGGCACCTTCATCACGCGCTGGGACGAGCAGGCCAAGCCCGCCCGGTGGTGGGCCGACGCCGACCGCGGCAGCGCGCTCGCCGCCGCCGACTTCGACGGGGACGGCACCGACGACCTCGTGGTCGGCCTCGTACAGGCCAATCCCGAGTCGGAGACGACGCATTGCCAGGACCGGCTCGGCGGTGCGCTGCTCCTGTTCAAGGGCTCGAAGACCGCGCAGTTCGGTACCGAGAGCGACTGCATCACCCAGTCGAATCCGGAGGTCGGCGGTACCGCCGAGGCGGGCGACGACTTCGGCGCGGCGCTGGCCGCCGGTGATCTGAACGGTGACAACCGTCCGGAACTGGTGGTCGGCGTGCCCGGTGAGGACGTGGGCACCGTGAAGGACGCGGGCGGATACGTCGTCATGAACGGTACGGAGAACGGCCCTTACGGGGGTCTGGCCCGCAGCCAGAGCACTCCGAACATGCCCGGCACGGCCGAGGCAGGCGACCGCTTCGGCGCCCAGGTGGCCGTCGGTGACTACAACCGTGACGGCCTGTGGGACACCGCGGTGAGCGCGCCCGGGGAGAACGCCGGTGAGCC